The following coding sequences lie in one Hippopotamus amphibius kiboko isolate mHipAmp2 chromosome 7, mHipAmp2.hap2, whole genome shotgun sequence genomic window:
- the LOC130857210 gene encoding 10 kDa heat shock protein, mitochondrial-like, with protein sequence MRRLRESRVRTAAGGVMAGQAFRKFLPLFDRVLVERSAAETVTKGGIMLPEKSQGKVLQATVVAVGSGSKGKGGEIQPVSVKVGDKVLLPEYGGTKVVLEDKDYFLFRDGDILGKYVD encoded by the coding sequence ATGCGGCGGCTGCGTGAGAGTAGAGTACGGACTGCGGCAGGCGGAGTCATGGCAGGACAGGCATTTAGAAAGTTTCTTCCCCTCTTTGACCGAGTATTAGTTGAAAGAAGTGCCGCCGAAACTGTAACCAAAGGAGGCATTATGCTTccagaaaaatcacaaggaaaagtaTTGCAAGCAACAGTAGTAGCTGTTGGATCAGGCTCTAAAGGAAAGGGTGGAGAGATTCAACCAGTTAGCGTGAAAGTTGGAGATAAAGTTCTTCTCCCAGAATATGGAGGCACCAAAGTAGTTCTAGAGGACAAGGATTATTTCTTATTTAGAGATGGTGACATTCTTGGAAAATATGTCGACTGA